TCGCCATCGCCCTGGCGAAGCTGTTGCCCGGGAGCCGCTGGTATGCGCTGGATCTCTCCGCGGAAGCGCTGGAGGTCGCCGCGGCCAATGCCGCCCGCCTGGGCGTGGCCGAGCGGATCGAATTCCGCCGCGGCGACTTGCTGGAGCCATTGGCCGGCCAGGGCCTCGCCTTGGACGCGGTCGTCTCCAATCCGCCCTATATTCCGACCGCGGTGGTTGATACGCTGCAGCCGGAGGTTCGGCGCGAGCCCCGGCTGGCCCTGGACGGCGGGCCCGACGGCCTGGATCTCTACCGGCGGCTGCTGCCGGCGGCGCGGGAACTCTTGAAACCGGACGGGCTGGTGGCGCTGGAGCACGGCGCGGATCAGCGCTCCGGTCTGGCGGAGCTGCTGGCCGGTTTGGAATTCCTGCCGGAGCCTTTGGCGGATCTGGCCGGCCGGGACCGGGTCATGCTCGGCAGGCGGAGAAAGGCGGCCGGGGCGGATGCATGAATTGTCATTGACCGAAAAGATCCTCCGGCTCGTTTTGGAACAGGCCGGGAACCATAAAGCCGCGAAGATAACCCGGATCAAGCTGGTCATCGGCGATCTGTCGGGGATCATCCCCGCTTGCGTGGAGCAATACTTCGGCCTGATCGCCGCCGGCACCATCGCCGCCGGGGCGAAGCTGGAGTTTCAGCGGAGCAAGGCGGAGCTGTATTGCCCGGTCTGCGAGGAATCCTTTGAGAAGCGGCCGGCCGATTTCAACTGCCCGCGCTGCGGCAGCCTGGCCCAGTTGACCGAGAGCGGCCGGGAGTGTTTCGTGGAAAGTATCGAGGTGGACTAATGGAGATCGACATCGAACAGGATCTGTTTGAAAATGAAGCCAAATTGGCCGAGCTCAACCGGAGCTGGTTCGCAGCGCACCGGGTGGCGGCCGTGAACCTCCTGGCGGCGCCGGGGGCCGGCAAGACCAGCCTGATCCGGCGCACCGCCGCCCTGTGCCCGTTGCCGCTGGCGGTGATCGAGGGCGACCCGGCCTCCCGGATCGACACCGATCTGTTGAACGGCTTGGGCATTCCGGCCCACCAGATCAATACCGAAGGCGGCTGCCACCTGGAAGCGCAGATGATCGGCCAGGCGCTGCAGGAGTTTCAGCCGGCTGCGGGAACCGTGCTCTTCATCGAGAATGTGGGCAATCTGATCTGCACCGCCAGCTTTCCGCTGGGGGAAGCGCTGCGTGTGGTGATGCTGGGCGTCAGCGAAGGCGACGACAAGCCCTTCAAATATCCGCTGATCTTCGAGGAGGCCGATGCGGTCATCCTCAATAAGATCGACCTCGGGCCGTTCGTGGATTTCGACCGGGAACGCTTTTACCGGGGAATCCGGACCATCGATCCGGAAGTGCCGGTCTTTGAGGTCTCCTGCCGCACCGGGGCGGGATTGGCCGAATGGAGCCGGTGGCTGGAACGGAAAGCCGGGGAGTATCTGGATGCCGCAACCGTTTGAACGTTGGCGGCTGACAGTAAGCGGCTTGGTGCAAGGGGTCGGTTTCCGCCCCTTTCTGTTTAATCTGGCCCGCGGTCTGGAATTGACCGGCTGGGTCCGGAACAATTTCGCCGGGGTGGAGATCGAGATCCAGGGAGCCCCCACAGCGCTGGCCCGGTTCAGCGCGGCGTTGCGGGAACGCCCGCCGGCGGCGGCCCAGATCGACGGGGTGGAGCGGGAAACCATTCCGCCGCTGCCCGGGGAGGATGATTTTACGATCATTCCCAGCCAGTCCGGGAGATTGCCGGGTTCCCCCCTGCCGGACCAGGGGATCTGCCCCGACTGCGCGGCCGAGTTTTTCGACCCGGCGAACCGCCGCTATCATCATCCCTTCAATAGCTGCACGCTCTGCGGGCCGCGTTTTACCATCATGGAGGCCCTGCCCTTTGACCGGTCCCGCACCGCCATGGAGCCGTTCCCCCTCTGCCCGGATTGCCAAACGGAATATACCTCCCCGGCGGATCGCCGTTTTCACGCTCAGACCATCGCCTGCCCGCAGTGCGGGCCCAAGCTGTGGTTCCGGGACGCCCAGGGAAGGCCGGGAGCGGACGACCCCGCCGGGGCTGCTCGCCGGATCCTGAAGGCCGGCGGCATTCTGGCGGTCAAGGGGATCGGCGGCTACCACCTGGCTTGCGACGCCCGCAACGCAGCGGCCGTCGATCGTTTGCGCCGCCTGAAGGGGCGGGACAACCGGGCCTTCGCGGTGATGTTCCGGGATCCCGAGGCCATTGCCGCCGTCTGCCGGGTGACCGCGGAAGAAGCGGCGCTGCTGGCCGGCCCGGTCCGGCCCATCGTTCTGCTGCTGCAGCGGGAGGGCGGCACTCTGGCACCCGGGGTCAATCCCGGCCTTCGGGAGTTGGGCGCCTTTCTGCCCTATACCGGGATTCAGCTGCTGTTGTTCGAGGATGAATTGACCGCGCTGGTGATGACCAGCGGCAACCGATCCGGCGAACCGCTATCCATCGGCGATGAGGAGGCCCGGCGCGATTTGGGCCCGATGGCCGACGGTTTCCTGGGGCATGACCGCCGGATCCGTTGGCGCTGTGATGATTCGGTCCTGCGCTGGCAGGCCGGGCGGACCATCGGCATCCGCCGTTCGCGGGGCCTGACCCCGGCCCCGGTGCGGCTGGAGCGGAAGCTGCCGCCGCTGCTCGCCTGCGGCGCCCAGCAGAAGAACGTCTTCGCCCTCACCCAGGACGAACGGGTCTATCTCGGGCCCCATCAGGGTGATCTCGATAATGCCGCAAGTTTTCTGGCCTACCGGGAAACCATTGCGGCAATGCAACGTTTATTACATTGTCAGCCCGAATGGGCGGTCCACGATTTGCACCCGGACTACAACTCCACCCGCTATGCCCGGGAGAGCGGCCTGCCGCTGCTGGGCGTCCAGCACCACCTGGCGCATATCGCCGCGGTGATCGCGGCGGAGCGGCTGGACGGTCCGGTGCTCGGGGTGGCCTTCGACGGTTCGGGCTACGGCCCCGACGGCGCGGTCTGGGGCGGCGAGTTTTTCATCGGCTCCGGCTGCGCCTGGCGCCGTGTCGGCCAGCTGGAATATTACCCGTTGCCCGGCGGGGAAGCGGCGGTGCGGGAGCCCTGGCGGATGACCGCCGCCTACCTGAACGCGAACGCCCCGGCTTTGCTCGAAGAATGGCTGGAGGCGCGGGAATTGGGGAAATCCTGGCCGTTGCTGCGCCAGGCGGTCCGGGCCGGCATCAATGCGCCGCCGACCTCGTCGGTGGGCCGCTGGTTCGATGGGGTGGCCGCGCTGCTGGGCGGACCGGCCCGGGCCGGTTATGAGGGCGAGGCCGCCGTCTGGCTGGAGAACCAAGCCGACCCGGCGGCGGAAGACCGCTTCGAACTGCCGTTCCGCCTGGCGGGGGACGGGTTCCGGATCGACCCCGGGGCGCTGGCGGCGGCGCTGGCCCGGGAGCGGCACCGCCTCGGGCCGGCGGCGCTCAGCATGAAGTTCCACCGGACGGTGGCGGCGCTGATCCGGGAGGCGGCGCGCTGGGCGCGGCGCGAAGCCGGGATCGACCGGGTGGTTTTGAGCGGCGGGGTTTTCCAGAACCGCTTGCTGCTGGACCTGACCCTCGCGGAGTTGGAAACGGAGGGTTTCCGGGTCGCGGTGCCCCAATGGGTGCCGATCAATGACGGCGGAATCGCGCTCGGCCAAGCCTGGCTGGGCGGTTTGATGATCGAAAGGGGAGTCGACGATGTGCTTGGCGGTGCCCGGTGAAGTGGTCGCCATCGAAGGCAATAAGGCCAAAGTGAGTTTTTCGGGAGTATTTCGAAGCGTCGACCTGAGCCTGGTGGCCGGGGTCAAGGTCGGCGATTATGTCTTGGTCCACGCCGGATGCGCGATTCAGGTCGTGCCGCCGGATGAAGCCCGTGAGACCATTCAATTATTCAGCGAGGTATTCG
This Hydrogenispora ethanolica DNA region includes the following protein-coding sequences:
- the hypF gene encoding carbamoyltransferase HypF; its protein translation is MPQPFERWRLTVSGLVQGVGFRPFLFNLARGLELTGWVRNNFAGVEIEIQGAPTALARFSAALRERPPAAAQIDGVERETIPPLPGEDDFTIIPSQSGRLPGSPLPDQGICPDCAAEFFDPANRRYHHPFNSCTLCGPRFTIMEALPFDRSRTAMEPFPLCPDCQTEYTSPADRRFHAQTIACPQCGPKLWFRDAQGRPGADDPAGAARRILKAGGILAVKGIGGYHLACDARNAAAVDRLRRLKGRDNRAFAVMFRDPEAIAAVCRVTAEEAALLAGPVRPIVLLLQREGGTLAPGVNPGLRELGAFLPYTGIQLLLFEDELTALVMTSGNRSGEPLSIGDEEARRDLGPMADGFLGHDRRIRWRCDDSVLRWQAGRTIGIRRSRGLTPAPVRLERKLPPLLACGAQQKNVFALTQDERVYLGPHQGDLDNAASFLAYRETIAAMQRLLHCQPEWAVHDLHPDYNSTRYARESGLPLLGVQHHLAHIAAVIAAERLDGPVLGVAFDGSGYGPDGAVWGGEFFIGSGCAWRRVGQLEYYPLPGGEAAVREPWRMTAAYLNANAPALLEEWLEARELGKSWPLLRQAVRAGINAPPTSSVGRWFDGVAALLGGPARAGYEGEAAVWLENQADPAAEDRFELPFRLAGDGFRIDPGALAAALARERHRLGPAALSMKFHRTVAALIREAARWARREAGIDRVVLSGGVFQNRLLLDLTLAELETEGFRVAVPQWVPINDGGIALGQAWLGGLMIERGVDDVLGGAR
- the prmC gene encoding peptide chain release factor N(5)-glutamine methyltransferase — protein: MSTSNNLTIGAIIARTVPFLAEKHLPNPRLEADLMLAHVLDLPRVKLYSEWDRPLEPAEIQRYREILVQRVQGWPLAYLTGQKSFLSWDFKVTPAVLIPRPETELLVETVVDALKGRDGVCGADVGTGSGIIAIALAKLLPGSRWYALDLSAEALEVAAANAARLGVAERIEFRRGDLLEPLAGQGLALDAVVSNPPYIPTAVVDTLQPEVRREPRLALDGGPDGLDLYRRLLPAARELLKPDGLVALEHGADQRSGLAELLAGLEFLPEPLADLAGRDRVMLGRRRKAAGADA
- the hypA gene encoding hydrogenase maturation nickel metallochaperone HypA, producing MHELSLTEKILRLVLEQAGNHKAAKITRIKLVIGDLSGIIPACVEQYFGLIAAGTIAAGAKLEFQRSKAELYCPVCEESFEKRPADFNCPRCGSLAQLTESGRECFVESIEVD
- the hypB gene encoding hydrogenase nickel incorporation protein HypB, encoding MEIDIEQDLFENEAKLAELNRSWFAAHRVAAVNLLAAPGAGKTSLIRRTAALCPLPLAVIEGDPASRIDTDLLNGLGIPAHQINTEGGCHLEAQMIGQALQEFQPAAGTVLFIENVGNLICTASFPLGEALRVVMLGVSEGDDKPFKYPLIFEEADAVILNKIDLGPFVDFDRERFYRGIRTIDPEVPVFEVSCRTGAGLAEWSRWLERKAGEYLDAATV
- a CDS encoding HypC/HybG/HupF family hydrogenase formation chaperone, producing the protein MCLAVPGEVVAIEGNKAKVSFSGVFRSVDLSLVAGVKVGDYVLVHAGCAIQVVPPDEARETIQLFSEVFGDDEH